From a region of the Hymenobacter jejuensis genome:
- a CDS encoding 4-alpha-glucanotransferase has translation MILRFSLPFRTTWGQRLVVCGSAASLGSWNLDHALSLHYDSDTGVWSQEITLPDDAPGTVDYKYVLLNEQTGNQDWEWGPNRTIAYDSRQFSRLLTEDFWRAPAQPDNELHTAAFTQALMARPTTETSVAAVSDRPAARLADSVVRFQLVAPRVDTNHQICVLGSDPALGAWDARKAVLLSDNNYPTWQADVALEQPEQYVQYKYGLWDPQEKQIVQLEGGDDRFIAPSQEPHTLRIKADEGFRYTTGNWRGAGVALPVFSLRSQRGLGVGEFPDLKLLVDWAVSTGLKMVQILPINDTTATHTWVDSYPYAAISVFALHPLYLNLDAVAQLAEPTDQAELERLRQELNDRDFVDYEPVMNAKWLFIKKLYKQEKQAFLADPEFKQFLNEQGQWLVPYAAFSALRDRFGTADFQQWPLEFRAPRGLEQLTAQDGPDFDEFGIHFFTQFHLDKQLREAVDYGRRRGVVMKGDLPIGIYRHSVDAWTQPELYHMDRQAGAPPDDFSTTGQNWRFPTYNWERMAQDNYQWWRNRLSHLARYFDALRIDHILGFFRIWEINGDSVEGLLAHFAPDLPLHRHEIEQRIGWFDYDRLCEPYIRWHLLHDIFQGQASAVRDEFLEEHDHGVLRLKDYVRSQRQIEEVIEQKIAADPSNADHFRWLRTGLFKLVNEVLFLPAGNDFYHPRITLDKTYSFRELDDSTRHRLHELYIDFFYRRHEEFWREQGMIKLPAIRYATNMLICGEDLGMVPESVPGVMKALGILGLNIQRMPSDPKVEFGNPATAPYLSVVSPGSHDMSTVRGWWEEDRVKTQRYFEHLLGHWGETAPYYCEPWVAREITAQHLYSPAMWAIFPLQDLLAMDETLRRPNPQDEQINVPANPQHFWKYRFHLNLEALIGEAGFGGQLRQLVDSSGRNKTY, from the coding sequence ATGATTCTTCGTTTTTCCCTTCCCTTCCGCACCACCTGGGGGCAGCGCCTCGTGGTGTGCGGTTCAGCGGCCAGTTTGGGCTCCTGGAACCTCGACCACGCGCTCAGTCTGCACTACGATTCCGACACGGGCGTCTGGAGTCAGGAAATTACCCTGCCCGACGACGCGCCTGGCACCGTGGACTATAAGTACGTGCTGCTCAACGAGCAAACCGGCAACCAAGACTGGGAGTGGGGCCCCAACCGCACCATCGCCTACGACAGCCGACAGTTTTCGCGGCTGCTGACGGAAGACTTCTGGCGTGCCCCGGCCCAACCCGACAACGAACTTCACACTGCCGCTTTCACGCAGGCCCTGATGGCGCGCCCCACCACGGAAACATCCGTCGCGGCCGTTTCCGACCGTCCGGCGGCGCGCCTGGCCGACTCGGTGGTGCGCTTTCAGCTGGTTGCGCCGCGCGTCGATACCAATCACCAGATTTGCGTGCTCGGCTCCGACCCCGCCTTGGGCGCCTGGGATGCTCGCAAAGCCGTTTTGCTATCCGACAACAACTACCCCACCTGGCAGGCAGACGTGGCGCTGGAGCAGCCCGAGCAATACGTGCAATACAAATACGGTCTCTGGGATCCGCAGGAAAAGCAGATTGTGCAGCTGGAAGGCGGCGACGACCGTTTTATTGCCCCTTCGCAGGAGCCGCACACGCTGCGCATCAAAGCCGACGAAGGCTTCCGCTACACCACCGGCAACTGGCGCGGCGCCGGCGTAGCCTTGCCCGTGTTTTCGCTGCGGAGCCAGCGCGGCCTGGGTGTAGGCGAGTTTCCGGACCTTAAGTTACTGGTTGACTGGGCCGTAAGCACAGGGCTTAAAATGGTGCAAATTCTGCCCATCAACGACACGACCGCCACGCATACCTGGGTCGATTCGTACCCGTACGCGGCCATTTCGGTGTTTGCCCTGCATCCGCTGTACCTCAACCTCGACGCCGTAGCTCAGTTGGCCGAGCCCACCGATCAGGCGGAACTCGAACGGCTGCGCCAGGAGCTCAACGACCGCGACTTCGTGGACTACGAGCCGGTAATGAATGCTAAGTGGTTGTTTATTAAGAAGTTATATAAACAAGAAAAACAAGCGTTTCTGGCCGATCCGGAGTTTAAGCAGTTTCTTAATGAGCAGGGACAGTGGCTGGTGCCGTACGCCGCCTTCTCGGCGTTGCGCGACCGCTTCGGGACGGCCGACTTTCAGCAGTGGCCGCTGGAGTTTCGGGCACCGCGTGGTTTGGAGCAACTCACGGCGCAGGATGGTCCTGATTTTGATGAATTTGGCATCCACTTTTTCACCCAGTTTCACCTCGACAAGCAGCTGCGCGAAGCCGTGGACTACGGCCGGCGCCGGGGCGTAGTGATGAAAGGAGACTTGCCCATCGGCATCTACCGGCACTCCGTCGATGCCTGGACGCAGCCCGAACTTTACCACATGGACCGCCAGGCCGGCGCGCCACCGGATGATTTTTCGACCACCGGCCAGAACTGGCGCTTCCCGACCTACAACTGGGAGCGCATGGCCCAAGACAACTACCAGTGGTGGCGCAACCGCCTGAGCCACTTGGCCCGCTACTTCGACGCCCTGCGCATCGACCATATCCTAGGTTTCTTCCGGATTTGGGAAATCAACGGCGACTCGGTAGAAGGCTTGCTGGCGCACTTCGCGCCCGACCTGCCGCTACACCGCCACGAGATCGAGCAGCGCATCGGCTGGTTCGACTACGACCGCCTGTGCGAGCCCTACATCCGCTGGCATTTGCTGCACGATATTTTTCAGGGCCAAGCCTCGGCCGTGCGCGACGAGTTTCTGGAAGAGCATGACCACGGCGTACTGCGCCTGAAGGACTACGTGCGCTCGCAGCGGCAAATTGAGGAAGTGATAGAACAGAAAATTGCCGCCGATCCCAGCAACGCCGACCATTTTCGGTGGCTGCGGACGGGCTTGTTTAAGCTGGTCAACGAGGTGCTGTTTTTGCCCGCCGGCAACGATTTCTACCATCCGCGCATCACCCTCGACAAGACCTATTCTTTCCGCGAACTCGACGACTCCACGCGGCACCGCCTCCACGAGCTTTACATTGATTTCTTCTACCGCCGCCACGAGGAATTCTGGCGCGAGCAAGGCATGATCAAGCTGCCGGCCATTCGCTACGCCACCAACATGCTCATCTGCGGCGAAGATTTGGGCATGGTGCCCGAATCGGTGCCGGGCGTAATGAAAGCCCTTGGTATTCTGGGGCTTAACATTCAGCGCATGCCCTCCGACCCAAAGGTAGAATTCGGCAACCCGGCCACGGCGCCGTATCTGTCGGTGGTGAGCCCCGGCAGCCACGACATGAGCACGGTGCGCGGCTGGTGGGAAGAAGACCGCGTAAAAACCCAGCGCTACTTCGAGCATCTGCTGGGCCACTGGGGCGAAACCGCACCTTATTACT